In Geopsychrobacter electrodiphilus DSM 16401, a single window of DNA contains:
- a CDS encoding FixH family protein encodes MVTLKRISPYVLLIFLLLGSFLLFSAWSARQAATRGSQISDINYYSKGLKYNNTRIEERAAASRGWKLTTEINNNNLRFSLSDKDGHSISHASGELTLFLSQEDRVVHLQTTEPEPGLYLLKLPDEIKGNLQARIVFEQQGVRISRQLLVNI; translated from the coding sequence ATGGTCACCTTAAAGCGAATAAGTCCTTACGTTCTGTTGATTTTCCTTCTGCTCGGCTCCTTTTTACTCTTCTCGGCCTGGTCGGCACGACAGGCGGCGACCAGAGGCAGCCAGATTTCCGATATCAACTATTACAGTAAGGGGCTTAAATATAACAACACCCGTATCGAAGAACGCGCCGCAGCAAGCCGTGGCTGGAAACTTACGACTGAAATAAACAATAATAACCTGAGGTTCAGCCTCTCCGACAAGGACGGTCATTCGATAAGCCATGCCAGCGGAGAATTAACCCTGTTCCTCAGCCAAGAGGACCGAGTGGTGCACCTGCAAACTACCGAACCGGAACCAGGCCTCTACCTGCTCAAGCTTCCCGATGAAATCAAGGGCAATCTACAGGCACGGATAGTGTTTGAACAACAGGGCGTACGTATCAGTCGTCAATTACTGGTAAACATCTGA
- a CDS encoding heavy metal translocating P-type ATPase: MPATERQYCVHCGLPISPLDLVTETSADQTFLFCCQGCRGAWLIIRGAGLDSFYSRKELKHDPLKKINVTPFDPVYLQNFVTESSTGAEISLIIDGIHCASCIWLIERYMRQLPGVLMARVNFATHRLLLRFDSGVTDVSHLCWKLSQIGYQPRPYSKDELRTSMESERRSLLLRFGTAVFLSMQLMGFSIALYAGYFKGIDPQTRLLLQTLAALVTTPVVFYSGYPFLRGAWFSLRNHSPNMDLLVAIGSLTAYFYSLFALTTGREVYFDSAAMIVTLILAGRLFESGARHQASAGLDRLLHLSPPIANRLIDGQSLPIESRLLEPGDLIQVSPGDRFPIDGLIISGSSEVDEAAVSGESIPVFKQAGEQVRAGTQNLNGMLTIKVVTKAADSFIARIGRMVEEAQTRNAPIQKLADRISGIFIPLVLTIAILTYFYWGADHNALLHAITVLVVACPCALGLATPTAVMVATGRAAEEGVLFRGGDVLEAAAGLNLLAFDKTGTLTAGHPQVVGVKAVNNQDELLRYAAQLVSASRHPLARGILNEAQRQQVDSISLQNVQQIPGKGLIADGGKLLGGSADFLRSHGISIPDTQGDLTISEVHFALNGCYLGVLSLRDIERSEAGEALTLLRSRGYTSLLLSGDRPGCVKELADKLLIDQWSAPLTPELKTREIERLKKMGNKVLMTGDGINDAPALAAATVSCSIVGSSDIAMEQAGLLLTRPDLMLLPWALKTAQKTMSIIRQNLFWAFSYNLVAIPLAASGRLLPVYGAAAMACSSIGVLLNSLRLKRILPP; this comes from the coding sequence ATGCCGGCCACTGAACGTCAATACTGCGTCCACTGTGGCCTGCCGATTTCACCGTTGGATCTGGTGACAGAAACCAGCGCAGATCAGACGTTTTTGTTTTGCTGCCAGGGTTGCCGTGGCGCATGGCTTATAATTCGCGGCGCCGGGCTGGACAGTTTCTACTCGCGCAAAGAGCTTAAGCACGACCCTTTAAAAAAGATAAACGTTACTCCTTTTGATCCTGTATACCTGCAAAACTTTGTTACCGAGAGCTCCACCGGAGCCGAAATCAGTCTGATTATCGATGGTATTCACTGCGCCAGCTGCATCTGGCTGATTGAAAGATACATGCGGCAGCTGCCTGGCGTTTTAATGGCCAGGGTCAACTTCGCAACGCATCGGCTGCTGCTGCGTTTTGATTCCGGGGTAACTGACGTCTCGCACCTCTGCTGGAAATTATCTCAAATAGGCTACCAGCCGCGCCCCTACTCCAAGGATGAGCTCCGCACCTCAATGGAGAGCGAACGTCGCAGCCTGCTGCTCCGATTTGGCACCGCCGTCTTTCTCTCGATGCAATTGATGGGCTTCTCCATCGCCCTCTACGCAGGCTACTTCAAGGGAATCGACCCACAAACTCGCCTCCTGTTGCAAACTCTGGCAGCTCTGGTTACAACACCGGTCGTATTCTATTCCGGCTACCCTTTTCTGCGTGGCGCCTGGTTTTCTCTGCGTAACCATTCGCCGAATATGGATCTGCTGGTCGCTATCGGCTCACTTACGGCTTATTTTTATAGCCTGTTTGCGTTGACAACCGGGCGTGAGGTCTATTTTGATTCGGCCGCGATGATCGTCACCCTGATCCTGGCCGGACGACTTTTCGAGAGCGGCGCCAGACATCAGGCCTCGGCCGGTCTGGATCGTCTTCTGCACCTCTCCCCCCCCATCGCCAATCGCCTGATTGATGGGCAAAGCCTGCCGATCGAAAGTCGCTTGCTCGAACCGGGTGATCTGATTCAAGTTTCACCGGGAGACCGTTTTCCCATCGACGGTTTGATTATTTCCGGGAGTTCTGAAGTTGACGAAGCGGCCGTCAGCGGTGAATCCATACCGGTATTCAAACAGGCGGGAGAACAGGTAAGGGCCGGAACCCAAAACCTGAACGGAATGTTGACGATAAAAGTCGTGACCAAGGCAGCCGATTCATTTATTGCACGGATCGGGCGCATGGTCGAAGAGGCACAAACACGCAATGCCCCGATTCAAAAGCTGGCTGATCGTATTTCCGGGATCTTCATTCCGCTGGTGCTGACCATCGCAATCCTGACCTATTTTTATTGGGGAGCCGATCACAACGCCCTGCTTCACGCCATTACGGTTCTGGTTGTCGCCTGTCCCTGCGCGCTGGGGCTGGCAACCCCGACGGCAGTTATGGTCGCCACGGGGCGAGCGGCTGAAGAAGGAGTCCTGTTTCGTGGTGGGGACGTACTGGAAGCGGCGGCCGGACTCAACCTCCTCGCTTTCGATAAAACCGGAACGCTGACAGCAGGTCACCCGCAGGTTGTTGGTGTCAAAGCGGTCAATAATCAGGATGAATTATTGCGTTATGCCGCACAACTGGTCTCGGCAAGTCGCCACCCGTTAGCCCGGGGAATCCTTAATGAAGCTCAACGCCAGCAAGTCGACAGCATATCGCTACAGAACGTTCAGCAAATTCCGGGAAAGGGTCTAATTGCAGATGGCGGAAAACTGCTGGGAGGAAGCGCTGATTTCCTGAGATCTCATGGCATTTCAATCCCGGATACGCAGGGAGATCTCACCATAAGTGAAGTTCATTTTGCCCTGAACGGTTGTTACCTCGGGGTGCTGTCCCTGCGGGACATTGAGCGAAGCGAAGCAGGTGAGGCCTTGACCTTATTGCGCAGCCGTGGTTATACCAGTCTGCTCCTTTCTGGAGATCGACCAGGCTGCGTCAAAGAACTCGCGGACAAACTCCTCATAGACCAATGGTCGGCACCTTTGACTCCTGAATTAAAAACCAGGGAGATTGAGCGCCTGAAAAAAATGGGAAACAAAGTTCTGATGACAGGCGACGGGATCAACGATGCGCCGGCCCTAGCAGCAGCCACGGTCAGCTGTTCAATCGTCGGCAGCAGCGATATCGCCATGGAGCAGGCCGGGCTGCTGCTGACACGCCCGGACCTGATGCTGCTGCCCTGGGCACTAAAGACTGCACAAAAAACCATGTCAATCATTCGCCAGAATTTGTTCTGGGCCTTCAGCTATAACCTGGTGGCCATCCCCCTGGCTGCGAGTGGCAGATTATTACCCGTCTATGGTGCTGCCGCCATGGCTTGCAGTTCGATCGGAGTCCTCCTCAATTCGCTGCGCTTAAAAAGGATCCTGCCGCCATGA
- a CDS encoding cbb3-type cytochrome oxidase assembly protein, with protein sequence MMKTILLLMFLSFCIGTGVWLFFIYAVKKGEFDDIEAAKYRMLDDDDDD encoded by the coding sequence ATGATGAAGACTATTCTGCTGTTGATGTTCCTATCCTTCTGTATTGGCACCGGGGTGTGGCTCTTCTTTATCTACGCCGTTAAAAAGGGGGAATTTGATGACATCGAAGCCGCCAAATACCGCATGCTTGACGATGATGATGATGATTGA
- a CDS encoding sulfite exporter TauE/SafE family protein has translation MNFDPLYTLAFMTALFGSGHCIGMCGGLVSALGLSTDGRPAGMVFHLFYNLGRTITYTSIGLAVGWVGSALVYKQALHGITRYLLLGSDLLVILAGLGTAGLFSWLNLSHFEFAGPIHSMTKAARKLRKLPAAVSALPLGILFGFLPCGFLYAMILTAAQSADMFKAAGIMLAFGLGTMPALFFIGSAVHLMGQSKRIWMFRVAGALVALMGSYNFYRHIHMFMLAGSMHAG, from the coding sequence ATGAACTTTGATCCGCTGTATACCCTTGCCTTTATGACAGCCCTGTTTGGCTCTGGTCACTGTATTGGCATGTGCGGGGGGCTGGTTAGCGCTCTCGGATTATCAACAGATGGCCGCCCCGCCGGCATGGTATTCCACCTGTTTTACAATCTGGGACGAACAATCACTTACACCTCAATCGGCCTTGCCGTTGGCTGGGTTGGATCAGCCCTGGTCTACAAACAGGCTCTTCATGGAATTACCCGTTATCTGCTCCTTGGCAGCGACCTGCTGGTGATTCTTGCAGGGCTTGGCACCGCGGGGCTCTTCTCCTGGCTCAACCTGTCACACTTCGAGTTTGCCGGTCCCATTCACAGTATGACCAAAGCGGCACGTAAATTACGCAAGCTGCCGGCAGCAGTCTCAGCTTTGCCCCTCGGCATTCTCTTTGGTTTTTTACCCTGCGGTTTTCTCTATGCAATGATCCTGACCGCGGCCCAGAGCGCTGATATGTTCAAAGCAGCAGGCATCATGCTGGCCTTCGGCTTGGGAACCATGCCGGCCCTGTTTTTTATCGGGAGTGCCGTTCACCTGATGGGACAATCAAAAAGAATTTGGATGTTCAGGGTAGCAGGAGCCCTGGTCGCTCTGATGGGATCATATAATTTTTATCGTCATATCCACATGTTCATGCTGGCTGGCAGTATGCACGCAGGATAA
- a CDS encoding helix-turn-helix transcriptional regulator, which yields MKTFSSPSVSIDGEAIRRIREDGKLTQFYVAKVVGVTTDTVSRWENNRYPTMRRDNALKLAEALEVDLEAILKTENSEPLEFTQEEIVLPKKSHLNRYVAGAILLVGILIVAVVLNHRISVPPNLLSGHRHIPNYTAPGARVPIHLEISSKKKLKGLIIREEFPPGWNLVEADPPPASVDNLNGNVRWMIRSPAQVIKVVYILQPPLKIAFNSEIRLSGVVVANPEGQGFSYAIPSKGSLKIAPLHWADTNGNSVIDDLEILDVNDMVDASNQIHYDWDLIEEMWDAGGYKYDKKKHVFVPVKVTPHAIAK from the coding sequence ATGAAGACTTTTTCCTCGCCCTCGGTTTCGATAGATGGTGAAGCGATCCGCCGGATCCGCGAAGATGGAAAACTGACCCAGTTTTATGTTGCCAAGGTGGTGGGCGTTACAACTGATACTGTTTCGCGCTGGGAAAATAATCGTTACCCTACGATGCGTCGGGATAACGCGCTTAAGCTTGCGGAGGCGCTCGAGGTTGATCTCGAGGCGATCTTGAAAACCGAAAACAGCGAACCCCTCGAATTCACCCAAGAAGAGATAGTACTTCCTAAGAAAAGTCATCTTAATCGCTACGTTGCTGGTGCGATTCTTTTGGTTGGGATCTTAATCGTTGCCGTCGTTCTGAACCACAGAATATCTGTTCCGCCGAATCTGCTGAGTGGTCATCGGCATATCCCGAATTATACCGCGCCTGGTGCCCGAGTTCCCATCCATCTTGAAATTTCATCAAAGAAAAAACTCAAAGGGTTGATTATAAGAGAAGAATTTCCTCCGGGATGGAATCTGGTTGAAGCCGATCCGCCGCCGGCAAGTGTCGATAATTTGAACGGCAATGTCCGTTGGATGATTCGCAGTCCTGCCCAAGTTATTAAGGTTGTATATATCCTTCAACCCCCTTTAAAAATTGCATTTAACAGCGAAATTCGTTTGAGTGGTGTCGTGGTTGCCAATCCCGAAGGGCAGGGTTTTTCTTATGCGATCCCTTCCAAAGGTAGTTTGAAGATTGCTCCCCTGCATTGGGCTGACACCAATGGGAATTCAGTTATTGATGATCTTGAGATACTCGATGTCAATGATATGGTCGATGCCTCAAATCAGATTCATTATGACTGGGATCTGATTGAAGAAATGTGGGACGCGGGAGGGTACAAATATGACAAGAAAAAACATGTTTTTGTCCCGGTTAAAGTAACTCCCCATGCGATTGCAAAATAA
- a CDS encoding cytochrome c3 family protein: MKKLLILIVALAMVSAAAMVVVAEDKGPAEIKIPASMGEITFHHAEHQKRVADCTTCHHKGAGTACRSCHGVKPEAPKAKDAFHKKCKGCHKEQNGPTKCKACHSGPKS; the protein is encoded by the coding sequence ATGAAAAAATTACTGATTTTGATTGTTGCTCTTGCCATGGTGTCTGCAGCCGCAATGGTTGTCGTCGCCGAAGACAAAGGTCCCGCTGAAATTAAAATCCCTGCCTCCATGGGCGAAATTACTTTCCACCATGCAGAGCACCAAAAACGTGTTGCAGACTGCACCACCTGCCACCACAAAGGGGCGGGGACTGCTTGTCGTAGTTGCCACGGAGTTAAGCCTGAAGCACCGAAGGCAAAAGATGCGTTCCACAAAAAATGTAAAGGTTGCCATAAAGAACAAAATGGCCCAACCAAATGCAAAGCTTGCCACTCAGGCCCAAAGAGCTGA
- a CDS encoding PilZ domain-containing protein: MSHDTSKVRKYPRHKVVQRALVLINQGLDSLPFHIVDVSKGGLAYRYLGPRLKQSKAYKVNLYHETELIVEGLPVKPISDQSLTKSTVPLRRGSFRFETLDSEQNALIERFINTCSEQALPTT, translated from the coding sequence ATGAGTCACGACACATCGAAAGTCAGAAAATACCCGCGCCATAAGGTCGTTCAACGAGCACTTGTTCTTATCAACCAGGGCCTCGATAGCCTTCCTTTTCACATCGTTGACGTCAGCAAAGGCGGCTTGGCTTATCGTTATCTGGGGCCTCGTTTAAAGCAATCCAAGGCTTATAAAGTCAACCTCTACCACGAAACGGAATTGATTGTTGAGGGCCTCCCGGTCAAGCCAATTTCAGATCAGAGCTTAACCAAAAGCACAGTACCACTGAGAAGGGGAAGTTTCCGTTTTGAGACTCTTGATTCTGAGCAGAATGCTCTGATTGAACGCTTTATTAACACCTGCTCAGAACAGGCCTTGCCCACAACCTAA
- the prsR gene encoding PEP-CTERM-box response regulator transcription factor — MKNLLIVDDSSEIRKQLKWGLGKDYRILLAESVDEALKLFDEHSPQVVTLDLGLPPEVDNATEGLRCLQAILQKQPSCKVIILSGNEDHANALEAINLGAYDFYHKPIDLAELKIILVRAFQLAELEEENRALQLRVRNSGKGHSGIFGNCPQMQKVFATIKKVASIDVPVLILGESGTGKEMVAQAIHQGGLRKTGNFIAINCGAIPESLLESELFGHEKGSFTGAQAMVQGKVEYADSGTLFLDEIGEMPALLQVKLLRFLQEKRIQRVGGREDISVDARIIAATNIDIMESIQQGQFREDLYYRIGVISLELPPLRERGEDIRLLANVFLSRFGQEFGKKTRGFSQAALSWLQDYHWPGNVRELENKIKRAVVMAETSIIEPWDLGFVPQPEPGDEDVVEAEICPATGQLNLKGLTLKDARSRIEYDLLSYALEQAQGNIQKAAEQLSVSRPTLYDLLKKHGLHNYSV; from the coding sequence GTGAAAAATTTACTGATTGTTGATGACAGTTCGGAAATTCGCAAGCAACTTAAATGGGGGTTGGGCAAGGATTATCGAATCCTTCTGGCGGAGTCGGTCGACGAAGCCCTTAAACTGTTTGATGAGCACAGCCCGCAGGTTGTTACCCTGGACCTGGGATTACCCCCGGAGGTCGATAACGCTACCGAAGGGTTGCGCTGTTTGCAGGCTATTTTACAAAAGCAACCCAGTTGCAAAGTGATTATCCTTTCTGGGAACGAAGACCACGCTAACGCTCTGGAGGCGATCAACCTTGGGGCTTACGATTTTTATCATAAGCCCATCGACCTCGCTGAGCTCAAGATCATCCTGGTGCGCGCTTTTCAGCTTGCTGAGCTTGAAGAAGAGAACCGTGCCCTGCAGTTGCGGGTGCGGAACAGCGGTAAGGGGCACTCGGGGATTTTCGGGAACTGCCCCCAGATGCAGAAGGTTTTCGCTACGATCAAAAAAGTTGCCTCAATCGACGTCCCGGTCCTGATCCTGGGTGAAAGCGGGACCGGAAAGGAGATGGTCGCCCAGGCAATTCATCAGGGCGGCCTGCGCAAGACAGGGAACTTTATCGCCATCAACTGTGGGGCAATTCCTGAAAGTCTCCTTGAGTCGGAATTGTTCGGCCATGAAAAGGGCTCGTTCACCGGTGCCCAGGCTATGGTCCAGGGTAAGGTGGAATATGCTGATTCCGGGACATTGTTTTTGGACGAGATTGGCGAGATGCCAGCTTTGCTTCAGGTGAAGTTGTTGCGCTTTTTACAGGAAAAGAGGATTCAGCGGGTTGGTGGACGCGAAGATATCAGCGTTGATGCCCGGATTATAGCCGCAACAAATATCGATATTATGGAGTCGATTCAACAGGGGCAGTTTCGTGAAGACCTCTATTATCGCATCGGTGTTATCAGTCTTGAATTGCCTCCCCTGCGCGAACGCGGTGAGGATATCCGGTTGCTGGCCAATGTTTTTTTGAGTCGCTTCGGTCAGGAATTTGGCAAGAAAACCCGTGGGTTCAGCCAGGCGGCACTCTCGTGGCTGCAAGATTATCACTGGCCGGGAAATGTGCGTGAGTTGGAGAATAAAATAAAACGCGCGGTGGTGATGGCGGAAACCTCGATCATTGAACCCTGGGATCTGGGATTCGTGCCTCAACCGGAACCAGGAGATGAAGATGTCGTAGAAGCTGAAATATGCCCTGCTACGGGTCAGCTAAATCTCAAAGGCCTGACCCTGAAGGATGCTCGTTCGAGGATTGAATATGACCTGCTGAGCTATGCATTAGAACAGGCTCAAGGAAACATTCAAAAAGCCGCAGAGCAATTGTCTGTCAGTCGTCCAACCCTATATGACCTTTTAAAAAAACATGGTTTGCACAACTATTCTGTGTAG
- the prsK gene encoding XrtA/PEP-CTERM system histidine kinase PrsK: MLISSLTVISLIATFLFGLFLALKFRIAELLPPLVLLALYATLQALESNILLHPENLGLKIFVVRLEGCLPLAAFFYSGNFCRPSGLKNLSRASRWLLPLALLFAFWSFWLNPAGLFFSPDFGEEKLLFLTSTGFWFYLILSCLLILPMVQLERTLSALNQHERWRVKFEIIAICVLLGTLVVYFSQTLLYRSLDMRLQDARAFALLLTICLLFYSRVYRSRGEVICISRNAAYRSMILLALGVYLLGLGMLGEGMEYMELRAHRSLMLAVAMICTVVVSLLSLSESVRRRVRVVLHKNFFQSKYDYRDQWLAFTNRVSTAGSLSGLQQAILVFFCETFGTKGGSIYLRHPEENFFSSVAYYEFQRDWRSYLVSDPMLAELEGRDWIVNLTEVNSGLESPLLETMSAAGASFIIPLRFDNKLSGFIVLAGQINQNEQLSYEDYDLMRMLARQSIATLQGISLAEQLTTVRELAAIGKVSTFVLHDLKNQVSGLSLMLDNARNYIDDPEFQQDMLETVDQTVQNMKTLISRLKNIKEKPQLITTPVDVQKIITDAVVTSGCKVQIDGTPTLIDADDEEIYKVILNLLVNAREASANLAEVKIEYGRENSWGFVRVTDKGCGMNADFIKNRLFKPFATTKKNGLGIGLYQCRQIVEAHGGRIEVLSQPDEGSSFTLHLPLAPDLRGDDRRQNVDVTLRSGM, from the coding sequence ATGCTTATTTCTTCTCTCACGGTCATTTCCCTAATAGCGACCTTCTTATTTGGTCTTTTTCTGGCCCTGAAATTTCGTATCGCTGAACTTCTCCCCCCGCTGGTACTGCTCGCTCTGTACGCTACACTCCAGGCATTGGAATCGAATATTCTTCTTCACCCTGAGAACCTGGGTTTAAAGATCTTTGTTGTTCGGCTTGAAGGTTGTCTCCCTCTGGCCGCATTTTTTTATTCGGGTAATTTCTGTCGTCCGTCAGGGTTGAAAAATTTATCTCGGGCTTCTCGCTGGCTGTTACCGCTCGCTCTTTTATTTGCATTCTGGAGCTTCTGGCTGAATCCCGCAGGGCTTTTCTTTTCTCCCGATTTTGGTGAGGAGAAGCTTCTATTTTTGACCAGTACCGGTTTCTGGTTTTACCTCATCTTATCCTGCCTGTTGATTCTACCGATGGTGCAGTTGGAACGTACCCTCTCGGCTTTAAACCAGCATGAGCGCTGGCGCGTCAAATTCGAAATTATTGCCATCTGTGTTTTGTTAGGTACCCTGGTCGTCTATTTCAGCCAGACCCTGTTGTATCGCTCGTTGGACATGAGGCTGCAGGACGCGCGGGCCTTTGCTCTGTTGTTAACAATCTGTCTGTTGTTCTACTCACGAGTCTATCGCAGTCGTGGTGAGGTAATTTGTATATCGCGAAACGCAGCATATCGTTCAATGATATTGTTGGCGCTTGGTGTCTATCTCCTTGGGCTAGGGATGCTTGGCGAAGGCATGGAATATATGGAACTTCGCGCACATCGCAGCCTGATGCTGGCCGTTGCGATGATTTGTACTGTGGTGGTTTCACTCCTGTCTCTTTCAGAAAGCGTGCGTCGTCGGGTCAGGGTTGTGCTGCATAAAAATTTTTTCCAGAGTAAATATGATTATCGGGACCAGTGGCTGGCTTTTACTAATAGGGTTTCTACCGCAGGCTCACTGTCCGGGTTGCAACAGGCAATTCTGGTTTTTTTCTGTGAAACCTTTGGCACTAAGGGTGGTTCCATTTATCTGCGGCACCCGGAAGAGAACTTTTTTTCAAGCGTAGCCTACTATGAGTTTCAGCGGGACTGGCGTAGCTATTTAGTATCAGATCCGATGCTGGCTGAACTTGAGGGAAGAGACTGGATTGTTAATCTGACAGAAGTTAATAGTGGGCTTGAGAGCCCGCTTCTCGAAACAATGAGCGCTGCCGGGGCATCGTTTATCATTCCACTGCGTTTTGATAATAAGTTGTCGGGATTTATCGTGCTGGCCGGACAGATTAATCAGAACGAACAACTGAGCTACGAAGATTATGATTTGATGCGCATGCTAGCACGGCAATCTATTGCGACCTTGCAGGGGATCAGTTTGGCTGAGCAGTTAACGACGGTGCGTGAACTGGCAGCTATTGGTAAGGTGTCAACGTTTGTCCTGCATGATCTAAAAAACCAGGTATCAGGACTATCGTTGATGCTGGATAACGCGCGTAACTATATTGATGACCCTGAATTCCAACAAGACATGCTCGAGACGGTTGATCAGACCGTTCAAAACATGAAGACTTTGATCTCCCGCCTTAAAAATATTAAGGAAAAGCCTCAACTGATTACTACCCCGGTGGATGTGCAAAAAATCATTACTGATGCCGTTGTCACAAGTGGTTGTAAAGTTCAAATTGACGGCACGCCGACCTTGATTGATGCGGATGACGAAGAAATTTATAAAGTGATTTTAAATCTTCTCGTCAATGCCCGCGAGGCTTCTGCGAATCTGGCCGAGGTTAAAATCGAATATGGAAGAGAGAATTCCTGGGGGTTTGTGAGGGTCACGGACAAAGGGTGCGGGATGAACGCTGATTTTATTAAAAATCGGCTGTTCAAACCTTTTGCAACAACCAAGAAGAATGGCTTAGGTATCGGTTTATATCAATGTCGCCAGATTGTGGAAGCGCATGGTGGGCGGATAGAAGTATTGAGTCAACCCGATGAAGGGAGCAGTTTTACGCTACACTTGCCTCTGGCGCCAGATCTGCGTGGAGATGACCGGCGACAAAATGTGGATGTGACACTCAGGAGTGGGATGTGA
- a CDS encoding exosortase C-terminal domain/associated protein EpsI — translation MNAIKAWRFYLLFVILGLAFVYVQTRTEVAVPTGKPFNLFPLRVANWVMTGESHFSGQVLEVLRPSDYLSRNYQNSRGEQLGFYLGFHDGGPDSGPIHSPKQCLPGSGWNRLHDEVRSVLINGHKVPYVSAVYQKDQQKQLFLYWFQEGDEVLTNEYALKFVMIKNSILRNRRDSAFIRLSLMIHQDEAKALATGEEFMRDFVPIINTFLPI, via the coding sequence ATGAATGCCATCAAAGCCTGGCGTTTTTATCTGCTGTTTGTGATTCTTGGCCTGGCTTTTGTCTATGTGCAGACTCGCACTGAAGTGGCGGTGCCGACGGGGAAACCGTTTAATCTTTTCCCGCTGCGAGTCGCAAACTGGGTCATGACCGGGGAATCGCACTTTTCTGGGCAGGTACTTGAGGTCTTAAGGCCGTCTGACTATCTGTCCCGCAACTACCAAAACTCACGTGGTGAGCAACTCGGCTTTTATCTCGGGTTCCATGACGGGGGGCCCGATAGTGGACCGATCCATTCGCCCAAGCAGTGTCTGCCGGGCAGTGGCTGGAATCGTCTGCATGATGAGGTCCGTTCTGTTCTGATTAACGGGCATAAAGTCCCTTATGTCAGCGCGGTCTATCAGAAAGATCAACAGAAACAGTTGTTTTTGTACTGGTTTCAGGAGGGCGATGAGGTGCTGACCAATGAATATGCGCTGAAGTTTGTGATGATCAAAAATTCTATCCTGAGGAACCGGCGGGATTCAGCATTTATCCGTTTGTCTCTGATGATTCATCAGGATGAAGCAAAGGCTCTGGCGACGGGTGAAGAGTTTATGCGTGATTTTGTACCAATTATAAACACATTTTTGCCAATTTGA
- the xrtA gene encoding exosortase A produces the protein MSLFLILIFCIAGIYSGIFEKLFFDWLNDPNYSHGLLVPFISGYFVWQQRHKLEQLPPKPANSGLFLILFSLLVLFAGLAAQEFFTKRASFVLLLAGIVLFLFGWQWLKQLTLPLGFLFFMIPLPYIVYDAMAFPLKLFVAKFSVIALKLMGVVVVREGNIIMFPQTVLEVADACSGLRSLMSLLALGVALAIVSQPKISRRILLVLLTIPIAISTNMIRVIVTGLLAQHFGAAAAEGFFHEFAGMAVFVLAMVLLFAASGLIRKVWS, from the coding sequence ATGAGTCTATTTCTCATTCTTATCTTTTGCATTGCGGGGATTTATTCTGGTATCTTTGAGAAGCTTTTTTTTGATTGGTTGAATGATCCCAATTATTCCCACGGTTTGTTGGTCCCGTTTATTTCCGGTTACTTTGTCTGGCAACAACGGCATAAGCTGGAGCAGCTGCCGCCGAAACCGGCCAACAGTGGACTGTTCCTGATTCTGTTCTCATTGCTGGTTCTCTTTGCCGGGCTGGCGGCGCAGGAATTTTTTACCAAGCGCGCGTCGTTCGTGTTGCTGCTGGCAGGAATTGTCCTGTTTCTGTTCGGCTGGCAGTGGTTAAAACAATTGACCCTGCCGCTCGGCTTTCTCTTCTTCATGATTCCGCTCCCCTATATTGTTTACGACGCCATGGCGTTTCCCCTGAAGTTATTTGTCGCCAAATTTTCGGTCATTGCCTTAAAATTAATGGGGGTTGTGGTGGTGCGCGAAGGGAACATTATCATGTTCCCGCAGACCGTTCTTGAAGTGGCTGACGCCTGCAGCGGGTTGAGATCTTTGATGTCGCTGCTGGCTCTGGGAGTGGCTCTAGCTATAGTTTCACAACCTAAAATTTCACGCCGGATCCTTCTGGTTCTCCTGACTATTCCCATTGCGATTTCGACCAATATGATTCGGGTCATAGTGACGGGGTTGCTCGCCCAGCATTTTGGTGCTGCCGCAGCCGAGGGCTTTTTTCACGAATTTGCCGGGATGGCCGTGTTTGTTCTGGCGATGGTGTTATTGTTTGCCGCCAGTGGCTTGATAAGAAAGGTCTGGTCATGA